In Tepidimicrobium xylanilyticum, one DNA window encodes the following:
- a CDS encoding ABC transporter permease subunit, with protein MKDFVNRLGFPRLIIIIFLILLMSLAIYLEIPVSGLITDILVRFGMNAILVLAMVPGIQSGIGLNFNIPLGIVCGLIGALISVEFQLTGFTGLFASILISVPLAGLTGFFYGKMLNGVKGQEMTVGNYVGYSVVSFMCIFWLLAPFKSPELIWAYGGNGLRVTVSLESSIRHVLDDFLAFNIGNIRVPTGLILFFAILALIIWVYSRSNKGLSMIVTGSNVRFALSNGIDVDRERIKGTVMSTVLAAIGIIVYSQSFGFLQLYNAPLYSAMPAAAAILIGGASIKRATIIHVIIGTILFQSLLVVALPVINEIAEGSMSEVIRIIVSNGIILYALTREGGEMA; from the coding sequence ATGAAGGATTTTGTGAATAGATTAGGTTTTCCTCGGTTGATAATAATAATATTTCTAATATTATTGATGTCACTTGCAATTTATCTGGAAATTCCCGTATCTGGGTTAATTACAGATATATTAGTGCGTTTTGGCATGAACGCTATATTGGTATTGGCCATGGTTCCAGGCATACAATCGGGAATAGGACTTAATTTTAATATTCCTTTAGGAATAGTCTGCGGATTAATTGGAGCCTTAATAAGTGTTGAGTTTCAACTTACGGGTTTCACAGGTTTATTTGCTTCTATACTCATATCTGTGCCTTTAGCTGGTTTAACGGGATTTTTCTATGGAAAAATGCTAAACGGAGTTAAGGGGCAGGAAATGACCGTAGGGAATTATGTAGGATATTCGGTAGTATCCTTCATGTGTATTTTTTGGCTATTAGCACCTTTTAAAAGCCCAGAGCTCATATGGGCTTATGGTGGAAATGGATTAAGGGTAACCGTATCACTGGAATCGTCTATTCGTCATGTTTTGGATGATTTTTTGGCCTTTAATATTGGCAATATAAGGGTTCCAACGGGGCTTATCCTATTCTTTGCCATACTTGCCCTCATAATATGGGTCTATTCAAGAAGCAACAAGGGTCTTTCCATGATAGTAACTGGAAGCAATGTGAGATTTGCCTTATCTAATGGGATCGATGTGGATAGGGAAAGGATTAAGGGAACTGTTATGTCCACAGTTTTAGCAGCCATTGGGATAATAGTCTATAGCCAATCCTTTGGATTCTTGCAGCTATATAATGCACCTCTTTATTCTGCAATGCCAGCTGCTGCAGCCATACTGATTGGGGGAGCTAGTATAAAAAGGGCCACTATTATTCATGTAATAATAGGTACCATCCTATTTCAGTCCCTATTGGTAGTGGCATTGCCTGTGATAAATGAAATAGCTGAAGGCAGTATGTCTGAAGTCATAAGGATAATTGTAAGTAATGGGATCATACTCTATGCACTAACTAGAGAAGGAGGGGAAATGGCGTGA
- a CDS encoding DUF3798 domain-containing protein → MVKRLLALLPVVILTIGLIACGQSKEVQMDLGFKIGIVTGTVSQGEEEYRAAENAIAKYGSAIKHVTYPDKFSQEQETTIAQITALASDPEIKAIIICQAVPGTSAAIDKIKEERDDILFIAGVPHEDPATISGRADIVMETDNLTRGRTIIQLAKDMGAETFIHYSFPRHMSMELLAQRRDIMKQTCEELGINFVGVDAPDPTGDAGIPGAQQFMIEDVPRQVEKYGKNTAFFNTNCGMQEPLIKTVLETGAIYPEQCCPSPYHAYPGALGIEIPEEKAGDVAYMLEQIHAKIDEAGASGRFATWKISANMAMIDAAVQYAIDYGNGEVGKFDKDHMIKMLKEVTGDDNIIVNELEENPNFLMFVATSELF, encoded by the coding sequence TTGGTAAAAAGGTTACTTGCTTTGTTACCAGTTGTCATCCTTACAATAGGCTTAATAGCTTGTGGTCAAAGTAAGGAGGTGCAAATGGACTTAGGTTTTAAAATTGGTATAGTTACTGGCACTGTTTCTCAAGGGGAGGAGGAATATAGGGCAGCAGAAAACGCAATAGCTAAATATGGAAGTGCCATTAAACACGTAACCTATCCGGATAAGTTTTCACAGGAGCAGGAAACTACCATAGCTCAAATAACTGCATTGGCTTCAGACCCTGAAATAAAGGCGATAATAATATGTCAAGCAGTACCGGGCACATCAGCAGCCATTGACAAGATAAAAGAAGAGAGGGACGATATATTATTCATAGCTGGAGTACCCCATGAAGACCCAGCAACCATAAGTGGACGGGCAGATATTGTTATGGAAACGGACAATCTAACCCGTGGTAGAACCATTATACAGTTAGCGAAGGATATGGGGGCAGAGACCTTTATTCACTACTCATTCCCAAGGCATATGTCCATGGAATTACTAGCTCAACGTAGGGATATAATGAAGCAAACATGTGAAGAATTAGGAATCAATTTTGTTGGAGTAGATGCACCAGATCCAACTGGAGATGCTGGTATACCAGGAGCACAGCAGTTTATGATTGAAGATGTCCCTAGACAAGTTGAAAAATACGGCAAAAATACTGCATTTTTCAATACAAACTGCGGAATGCAGGAACCTCTTATTAAAACGGTTTTAGAAACTGGAGCCATATACCCTGAACAATGTTGTCCTAGTCCATATCATGCTTATCCAGGAGCCCTTGGAATCGAAATACCAGAGGAAAAAGCTGGTGATGTAGCATATATGTTAGAGCAAATTCATGCAAAAATCGATGAAGCAGGAGCTAGTGGAAGATTTGCAACATGGAAGATATCAGCCAATATGGCAATGATAGATGCTGCTGTTCAGTATGCAATAGATTATGGTAATGGGGAAGTAGGAAAATTTGATAAGGACCATATGATTAAAATGCTAAAAGAAGTAACTGGAGATGATAATATCATAGTAAATGAATTAGAAGAAAATCCAAATTTCCTCATGTTTGTAGCTACATCAGAATTATTCTAA
- a CDS encoding FUSC family protein: protein MKFERIGMRTIKTAFAVSMTIWISNIFKIRSPFFAGIAAIIAMQTSVSESLSIGKNRMFGTVLGAVVALLFSSFAPENIVSIGIGIVIIIYICNVFGWKKSIQLSAMVFLSIILNFQEGSRFNYALYRTLDTLIGLVIGTLINYFIVPPNVEGKINEMIEKTYSEFKKMIESIIYECKKPSLEELKKHLINMEESYNVLKKDMRLHLSKKQNTYDYNWIFTAFDNIYSNLKILLSMKKLPNINEVNREALKRVFNKEISYTNDGNLDELDLIYNYHLSELLKGLDSIDKALLKVEKLSQ, encoded by the coding sequence ATGAAATTTGAAAGAATTGGAATGCGGACTATAAAAACAGCTTTTGCTGTTTCCATGACTATATGGATTTCCAATATTTTTAAGATACGAAGCCCTTTTTTCGCCGGAATTGCCGCTATTATCGCTATGCAGACTTCTGTATCAGAATCTCTGTCTATAGGCAAAAACAGGATGTTTGGAACCGTCCTAGGAGCAGTTGTAGCTTTGCTATTTTCTAGTTTTGCTCCTGAAAACATCGTTTCCATAGGAATAGGGATAGTAATTATAATCTATATCTGTAATGTGTTTGGATGGAAAAAGTCCATACAGCTCTCAGCCATGGTCTTTTTATCCATCATCCTTAACTTTCAAGAAGGTAGCAGATTTAACTATGCCCTTTATAGGACTCTGGATACTTTAATAGGGTTAGTAATTGGAACTCTAATAAATTACTTTATAGTTCCTCCTAATGTGGAAGGAAAAATTAATGAAATGATAGAGAAAACCTATTCTGAGTTTAAGAAAATGATAGAGTCCATTATATATGAATGCAAAAAACCATCTTTAGAAGAATTAAAAAAACACTTAATAAATATGGAAGAAAGTTATAATGTGCTTAAAAAGGATATGAGACTACACCTAAGTAAAAAACAGAATACCTATGATTATAATTGGATTTTTACAGCTTTTGATAATATCTATAGCAATTTAAAGATTTTGTTATCTATGAAAAAATTGCCTAATATAAACGAAGTCAACAGAGAAGCTTTAAAAAGGGTATTTAACAAGGAAATATCTTATACTAACGATGGAAACCTAGATGAATTGGATTTAATCTATAATTACCATTTAAGTGAACTATTAAAGGGATTAGACTCTATAGATAAGGCCCTTTTAAAAGTTGAAAAATTAAGCCAATAA
- a CDS encoding M3 family oligoendopeptidase, whose product MLKFKDYEYKRPDLKAFEREMQDLLEKFNNAETFEEQNEIMASINKLRSNVATMENLVFIRHSIDTEDEFYSNEKDFIDENIPIYEKAVSEFYRALVNSKFRAELEKVWGKQIFTLAELKLKTFSEEIMEDLVKENKLITQYDKLIASAKIEFEGETRNLSQMMPFIQSKDRTIRKAAYEAYTKFFEENESQFDSIYDELVKVRTNMAKKLGYKNFVELGYARMARSDYNAEMVANYRKQVYEDLVPLVVELKERQRKRLGLDKLTYYDEPLEFLTGNATPKGEPDWILDNGKRMYKELSKETDEFFTYMVERELLDLVSKKGKMSGGYCTYIPDYKSPFIFSNFNGTSDDVDVLTHEAGHAFQSYLSRDYQIPEYNSPTLEACEIHSMSMEFITWPWMELFFKEDVDKYKFSHLSGAVSFIPYGVTVDEFQHFVYENPEATPEARKAKWREIEKKYLPFRDYEDNDFFERGGYWFRQGHIFGSPFYYIDYTLAQVCAFQFWIKMKDSREKAWEDYIRLCKAGGSKPFLELVELAGLKSPFEDGTIKEVVEPIKEWLDSIDDSKF is encoded by the coding sequence ATGTTAAAATTTAAGGATTATGAGTATAAACGGCCTGATTTGAAAGCCTTTGAAAGGGAGATGCAGGATTTACTTGAAAAGTTCAATAATGCTGAAACCTTTGAAGAGCAAAATGAGATAATGGCTTCCATAAATAAGCTTAGGTCTAATGTGGCAACCATGGAGAATTTAGTTTTCATACGCCACTCCATCGATACTGAAGATGAATTTTATTCAAATGAGAAAGATTTTATTGATGAGAATATACCTATATACGAGAAGGCAGTTTCAGAATTCTATAGGGCCTTGGTAAACTCTAAATTTAGAGCCGAACTTGAAAAGGTTTGGGGCAAACAAATTTTTACATTGGCAGAGTTAAAACTTAAAACCTTTTCTGAAGAGATAATGGAGGATTTGGTAAAGGAGAATAAATTAATTACCCAATACGATAAATTGATTGCTTCAGCTAAAATTGAGTTTGAAGGGGAGACAAGGAATTTAAGCCAGATGATGCCCTTCATTCAATCTAAGGATAGGACGATCAGAAAGGCTGCCTATGAAGCCTATACTAAATTTTTTGAAGAAAATGAATCCCAATTCGATTCCATATACGATGAGTTGGTAAAAGTAAGGACCAATATGGCCAAAAAATTGGGTTATAAAAACTTCGTAGAACTGGGTTATGCTCGCATGGCCAGGTCTGACTATAATGCAGAAATGGTGGCTAATTACAGGAAGCAAGTTTACGAGGATTTAGTTCCACTGGTGGTTGAATTAAAGGAAAGACAGAGGAAAAGACTTGGTTTAGATAAATTAACTTACTATGATGAACCCTTAGAGTTTTTAACAGGAAATGCCACTCCCAAAGGGGAACCAGATTGGATATTGGATAATGGAAAGAGGATGTATAAAGAGCTTTCTAAAGAAACTGATGAATTCTTCACTTACATGGTGGAAAGGGAATTACTAGATTTAGTAAGTAAAAAGGGGAAAATGAGTGGTGGATATTGTACCTACATTCCCGATTATAAATCGCCCTTTATTTTCTCTAATTTTAATGGAACTAGCGATGATGTAGATGTTTTAACTCATGAAGCAGGCCATGCCTTCCAATCCTATTTAAGTAGGGATTACCAAATACCAGAATATAACTCCCCAACTTTAGAGGCCTGTGAAATTCACTCTATGAGCATGGAATTTATTACCTGGCCTTGGATGGAATTATTTTTCAAAGAAGATGTGGATAAGTATAAATTCAGCCATTTAAGTGGAGCAGTAAGTTTCATCCCTTATGGCGTAACTGTAGATGAGTTTCAACACTTCGTCTATGAGAACCCAGAAGCTACTCCCGAGGCGAGAAAGGCTAAATGGCGAGAAATAGAGAAAAAATACTTGCCTTTTAGAGATTATGAGGATAATGATTTCTTTGAAAGAGGAGGTTACTGGTTTAGACAAGGCCATATATTTGGAAGTCCTTTTTACTATATAGATTATACATTGGCTCAGGTGTGTGCCTTCCAGTTCTGGATTAAGATGAAGGATAGTAGGGAAAAGGCTTGGGAAGATTATATAAGGCTTTGTAAAGCAGGAGGCAGTAAGCCCTTCTTAGAGTTGGTAGAATTAGCTGGATTAAAGAGTCCTTTTGAAGATGGTACCATAAAGGAAGTAGTAGAGCCTATTAAGGAATGGCTTGATTCTATAGATGATAGTAAGTTTTAA
- a CDS encoding ABC transporter permease subunit, with amino-acid sequence MIVPIIFFVICLIGSFFTGLPFGFLLDEIVIRLSRNLLLVMSLILPVITGLGLNFAITLGAIAGQIALIIITNYTIGGFLGFILGILISTPFAILFGFMVGKILNKAKGKEMITSMVLGFFANGIYQLVFLLLAGTIIPIRNKDLLLTSGVGVKNTIDLSGIKYSFDYLIPLGKYPVTTLLVLMFMFLLLNHFLKTKLGQDMRAVGQDMEIARVSGINVERTRIISVILSTLLAAWGQIIFLQNIGTMQTYASHEQVGLFAVASLLVGGATIDRASWKEAIIGTFLFHFLFLISPLAGQNLLGNAQIGEYFRAFVAYGVIGLALVLHAWEKDKSKKRLMDIYN; translated from the coding sequence GTGATAGTACCGATTATATTTTTTGTAATATGTTTAATAGGTTCTTTTTTTACAGGCCTTCCCTTTGGTTTCCTATTGGATGAAATAGTAATAAGGCTATCTAGAAATCTACTCCTTGTTATGTCCTTAATACTTCCTGTAATTACTGGGTTAGGCCTTAATTTTGCAATTACATTAGGTGCTATAGCTGGACAAATTGCACTGATAATTATAACCAATTATACAATTGGGGGTTTTTTAGGGTTTATACTGGGCATATTAATATCCACTCCCTTTGCCATATTGTTTGGATTCATGGTGGGGAAGATATTAAATAAGGCAAAGGGCAAGGAAATGATAACCAGCATGGTTCTAGGATTTTTTGCTAATGGGATCTATCAATTAGTATTCTTATTGTTGGCCGGAACCATAATACCCATTAGAAATAAGGATTTACTCCTTACCTCTGGAGTAGGGGTGAAAAATACCATTGACTTATCTGGTATTAAGTATTCTTTCGATTACCTAATACCCCTTGGCAAATATCCAGTTACAACCCTTTTAGTCTTAATGTTCATGTTCTTACTATTAAACCATTTTCTTAAGACTAAATTAGGGCAGGATATGAGGGCTGTGGGACAGGATATGGAAATTGCCAGGGTATCTGGAATCAATGTGGAAAGGACTAGGATTATTTCAGTCATTTTATCTACTCTACTGGCGGCTTGGGGACAAATTATATTTTTACAAAATATTGGCACTATGCAAACCTATGCTAGCCATGAACAGGTAGGCCTTTTTGCAGTTGCATCTCTTTTAGTAGGTGGGGCTACTATAGATAGAGCTTCGTGGAAAGAAGCCATAATAGGTACATTTTTATTTCATTTCCTATTTTTAATATCTCCATTAGCTGGGCAGAACTTATTAGGAAATGCACAAATTGGCGAGTATTTTAGAGCTTTTGTAGCCTATGGAGTTATAGGCTTAGCTTTAGTACTTCACGCTTGGGAGAAGGATAAGTCGAAAAAACGATTGATGGATATTTACAACTAA
- a CDS encoding sugar ABC transporter ATP-binding protein has product MDLLQIKNISKNYGENRVLNDVSLSITEGEIHGLVGENGAGKSTLMNILFGMPIIHSTGGYEGEILIDGNIYRPNSPEDAMLAGVGMVHQEFMLIPGFTITENIKLNREGTTPTYLSKIFGKRLEKLDIKTMVKDAKTALKKLDMTVDEFLPVGGLPVGYMQFIEIAREIDKSKLRLLILDEPTAVLTESEASKFLKVIRRLSKMGITILFISHRLDEILEVTDRITILRDGEVAKTVETKEISLSEIARLMVGRQIDFGKREEDIRHIMDDNILEIKDLKVHMPGEIVKGINLTVRRGEILGIGGLAGQGKLGIANGIMGLYESSGTIIKDGKEIPLNNPREALNSSIAFLSEDRRGVGLLLDDSIEFNIAFSSLEVQGRFLKKIGPFKLIDNNKIREHAIKMIKELDIRCTSPKQSTRWLSGGNQQKICIARALTLEPDILLVSEPTRGIDVGAKKLVLDTLVRLNKEYGVTIVITSSELGELRQISDRIAIIYNGKVAGILPPDASDEHFGLLMAGKDIEKVVS; this is encoded by the coding sequence ATGGATTTACTCCAAATAAAGAATATAAGTAAAAATTATGGTGAAAACAGGGTTTTAAATGATGTTTCCTTATCCATTACAGAAGGAGAAATTCATGGTCTTGTAGGAGAAAACGGAGCAGGCAAATCCACTTTAATGAACATATTATTTGGAATGCCAATTATTCATTCAACAGGCGGTTATGAGGGAGAAATATTAATAGATGGTAATATTTATCGACCAAATTCTCCGGAAGATGCTATGCTAGCAGGGGTTGGCATGGTACATCAGGAATTTATGTTAATACCTGGATTTACTATTACTGAAAATATAAAGCTAAATAGGGAAGGGACAACGCCTACATATCTAAGCAAAATATTTGGAAAAAGGTTAGAGAAATTAGATATAAAAACTATGGTCAAGGATGCAAAGACTGCATTGAAGAAGTTGGATATGACTGTAGATGAATTCCTACCTGTTGGAGGATTACCAGTAGGCTATATGCAATTCATTGAAATTGCAAGGGAGATAGATAAGAGCAAATTAAGGCTTCTAATATTAGATGAACCCACAGCCGTTCTTACTGAATCTGAAGCTTCAAAGTTTTTGAAAGTAATAAGAAGATTATCTAAGATGGGGATAACTATTCTGTTTATTTCCCATAGGCTTGATGAAATATTAGAGGTAACAGATAGAATCACTATATTAAGGGATGGGGAAGTAGCTAAAACCGTTGAAACTAAGGAAATAAGTTTAAGTGAAATAGCACGTTTAATGGTAGGAAGACAAATTGATTTTGGCAAAAGAGAGGAAGACATTCGTCATATAATGGATGATAATATATTAGAAATTAAAGATTTAAAGGTCCATATGCCTGGTGAAATAGTTAAAGGTATTAATCTTACCGTAAGGAGGGGAGAAATACTAGGAATTGGCGGTTTAGCTGGGCAAGGTAAACTTGGGATTGCCAATGGTATTATGGGCTTATATGAAAGCAGTGGAACAATTATTAAAGATGGGAAGGAAATTCCTTTAAACAATCCAAGAGAAGCTTTAAATTCCTCCATTGCCTTTTTATCTGAGGATAGACGAGGGGTAGGACTATTATTAGATGATTCTATAGAATTCAATATAGCTTTCTCAAGTTTGGAGGTACAGGGAAGATTTTTAAAGAAAATAGGTCCTTTTAAGCTAATAGACAATAATAAGATTAGGGAACATGCTATTAAAATGATTAAAGAATTGGATATAAGGTGCACTAGTCCAAAGCAAAGTACGAGATGGTTAAGTGGAGGAAATCAACAAAAGATATGTATAGCTAGGGCCTTAACTTTAGAACCAGATATCCTTCTGGTTTCTGAGCCTACGCGAGGAATCGATGTTGGAGCTAAAAAACTGGTGTTGGATACCTTGGTTAGGCTTAATAAAGAGTATGGTGTTACAATAGTAATAACCTCTAGCGAATTAGGAGAACTACGCCAAATATCCGATAGAATTGCCATAATATATAATGGGAAAGTAGCAGGAATACTCCCTCCTGATGCATCCGATGAGCATTTTGGTCTTTTAATGGCTGGAAAAGACATAGAAAAGGTGGTGAGTTAA
- a CDS encoding HTH domain-containing protein: MDTKELVLKTLKESEEPLKAAEIAEKANVDKKEVDKAIKALKKEDLIESPKRCYYTAK, encoded by the coding sequence TTGGATACTAAGGAATTGGTACTTAAAACTTTAAAGGAATCTGAAGAACCCCTAAAAGCAGCTGAAATAGCAGAAAAAGCTAATGTGGATAAAAAAGAAGTAGATAAGGCTATTAAGGCTCTAAAAAAAGAAGACTTAATTGAATCCCCTAAAAGATGCTATTATACAGCCAAATAA
- a CDS encoding Fur family transcriptional regulator, which translates to MEYNNNDLIEYLTKHQIKPSTIRIKTLGYLLKNKNHPTVDDIYKSLKDEIPTLSKTSIYNTLDLFLEKGVVKILSLQEKELRYDIDTNIHAHFKCEKCGKLYDFPISPNFFSEDSLDGFIVNDRDIHLYGICKECNR; encoded by the coding sequence ATGGAATATAATAATAATGATTTAATTGAGTATCTAACAAAACATCAGATAAAACCTTCTACAATTAGAATCAAAACATTAGGTTATCTACTAAAAAATAAAAACCATCCTACTGTAGATGACATATATAAAAGTTTGAAGGATGAAATTCCTACCCTCTCTAAAACCAGCATTTACAACACCCTGGACTTGTTTTTAGAAAAAGGTGTTGTGAAGATTTTGTCTCTACAGGAAAAAGAATTAAGATATGATATTGACACCAACATACATGCCCATTTCAAATGTGAGAAATGCGGGAAGCTCTATGACTTCCCCATTTCCCCAAATTTTTTTAGTGAAGACAGTTTAGATGGATTTATAGTCAATGATAGGGATATTCATCTATATGGAATATGTAAGGAATGTAATCGGTAA
- a CDS encoding DMT family transporter, protein MEKFLTKKLNILIISLLCMALWGSAFPVVKIGYELFEIETADIFGKIYFAGLRFFIASIMVFMFHRILFRKRLIIKTYHIKPIIILGLLQTSLQYFFFYIGVANTSGIKSAILQSGSTFFVVIMAHFLYKEDRLDFKKTISLLLGFAGVIIINLGNNFDLSFKITGEGFLLMSSLLSALATIYVKNMPRDMSPFLSSGGQMFTGSLLLLLIGKIGLKGNSLNFNFASVSLLLYAAFISAAAFTLWYMILRYNSPGRVSIYRLFIPIFGSIFSVLLIEGEYFTINLALGLLAVVLGIGILNMDYPKKAAK, encoded by the coding sequence ATGGAAAAGTTTTTAACAAAGAAGCTAAACATTCTAATCATATCGTTATTATGCATGGCCTTGTGGGGAAGTGCTTTTCCCGTAGTAAAAATAGGCTACGAGCTATTTGAAATTGAAACTGCTGATATTTTTGGGAAAATCTATTTTGCAGGTTTGAGATTCTTCATTGCTTCTATCATGGTTTTTATGTTTCATAGAATATTATTTAGAAAAAGGCTAATTATAAAAACTTATCACATAAAGCCTATAATCATATTAGGATTACTCCAAACCTCATTACAATATTTTTTCTTCTATATTGGGGTAGCCAATACTTCAGGAATAAAAAGCGCTATACTCCAATCAGGAAGTACCTTCTTTGTAGTAATTATGGCTCATTTTTTATATAAGGAAGATAGGTTGGATTTTAAGAAAACTATAAGTCTATTGCTTGGATTTGCAGGTGTTATAATCATAAATTTGGGGAATAATTTCGATTTAAGCTTTAAGATAACTGGAGAAGGATTCTTATTAATGTCCTCCCTATTAAGTGCTCTAGCAACCATATACGTTAAGAATATGCCTAGGGATATGAGCCCCTTTTTAAGTTCAGGAGGCCAGATGTTTACGGGTTCCTTGTTACTTTTATTAATTGGGAAAATAGGGCTTAAGGGAAATAGCCTTAATTTCAATTTTGCCAGCGTATCCTTGTTGCTTTATGCTGCTTTTATTTCTGCAGCGGCTTTTACCCTATGGTATATGATATTGAGATATAATTCCCCTGGAAGGGTTAGCATATATAGGCTTTTCATCCCCATATTTGGTTCTATATTTTCCGTATTATTAATAGAAGGAGAGTATTTTACCATTAATCTAGCTTTAGGGCTATTGGCGGTAGTATTGGGGATTGGCATACTTAATATGGACTATCCTAAAAAAGCTGCTAAATGA